From one Coffea eugenioides isolate CCC68of chromosome 11, Ceug_1.0, whole genome shotgun sequence genomic stretch:
- the LOC113753279 gene encoding uncharacterized protein LOC113753279, whose translation MMRDRRYGGDRFRSPTPPPRRLSPPRPPARLRDRRYSPPPPRRRHNMDVEDERRDGGGHSRRDYDRYHEKSFDRGGREYERNFSRGDRGNEREYDRNFSQGDRDKDRSFSCGGGDGGNGRRFSRGDGDGDNFRNFSRGGRGMRISDYSGGGDRDRVRDYGDRERDRDDGRSRSMHQSSGSGEYTRRVYESNERTSSKFRWDPLFSETRKSDGFKSSLDNGVVGRGVRTDLEYDYKRHKYFDKGYDGLVLDSKPLLVEAERGRDYSSSTYPMNISFPTKSSGHVDTFGSGMSTSSHYSINCLHKGEDFHFHAKFDSEKLVKDGPVLRDPLARESYKDKPLTYSNMDTDYMVPSSRLKDFDPVHLGSFKEDIPPALRDELRIPSGGIRITTGVETNSIGYDGRRQKSRTRSPVDHEGRLREFKSYSRSYLGAAEESRMDNAYPLVGSSNGGGTLPRSIDSYGKSLGIGEDYRSQDSSRLGILEGDESSHQGYSRGSRMLDHHPASLGHPISDHYDAQQSFHARKKDVDDQGYGSAQPKYEREIYHGLESSRVGEHNHDLEIAHGPRSHHRRSDVLPSREYDPLLDDTDGGSHEKLVLGNMNLSKPSKNRLKRKHAEKQFIQHGSTSYDLGDAREPWDDNVDSNIPSRSLKVGNSGYGKSRRTLNMAAHHQSPSGTNTFSSSVHTRKTQISGPRDIKKRLGPVAEKVHVSQRLAKKYKPSLRKRLGPGPQKNRVTLPWLKNLNAANLPRIQDGSGGSDHDQGEDPQAENVTLAKPEPPEKSEDFKQLVNIAFFKFVKQLNDTPAKRRKYKERAISGSLKCIVCRSQEEFVGTEGLATHAFTSQEIGLRSRHLGFHKALCALMGWKSAEKPNVTWSPEMLSDAENLTLKEDLILWPPVVIIHNGTIGNKSPDQQVIVSIEELETKLREMGFGDKTKVYRGKPANQSVLVVEFTGRLSGLQEAERLHKVYAGNDHGRAEFLRINQIGETISAPVNNMENILYGYLGIAEDLDKLDFDAKRRRVVKSRKAIKDIAEASMKTQ comes from the exons ATGATGAGGGATAGGAGATACGGAGGGGATAGGTTTCGGTCCCCAACACCTCCGCCTCGGAGACTATCTCCGCCCCGGCCCCCAGCGAGGTTGCGGGACCGCAGATACTCTCCTCCGCCACCACGGAGGCGGCACAATATGGATGTGGAGGATGAGAGACGTGATGGAGGAGGACATTCAAGGAGAGATTATGATAGATACCATGAAAAGAGTTTTGATCGTGGAGGAAGGGAGTATGAGAGGAACTTCAGTCGTGGAGATAGAGGGAATGAGAGGGAATATGACAGGAATTTCAGCCAAGGGGATAGAGACAAGGATAGGAGTTTCAGTTGTGGAGGTGGTGATGGAGGTAATGGTAGGAGATTTAGTCGTGGAGATGGGGATGGAGATAACTTTAGGAATTTTAGTCGTGGAGGTCGAGGGATGAGGATATCAGATTACAGTGGTGGTGGAGATAGGGATAGAGTTAGAGATTATGGTGATAGAGAAAGAGATAGAGATGATGGGCGTTCAAGGAGTATGCATCAGTCAAGTGGCAGTGGGGAGTACACACGGCGTGTGTATGAATCCAATGAAAGAACTTCCTCCAAGTTCAGATGGGATCCTCTCTTCagtgaaaccagaaaatcagatgGCTTCAAAAGTTCGTTGGATAATGGGGTTGTTGGTAGAGGAGTAAGGACTGATCTGGAGTACGATTATAAGAGGCATAAGTACTTTGACAAGGGGTATGATGGATTGGTACTTGATTCCAAACCTCTGTTGGTGGAAGCTGAAAGGGGAAGGGATTATTCTAGCTCCACTTATCCTATGAACATCAGCTTTCCAACCAAAAGTTCTGGCCATGTTGATACATTTGGAAGTGGCATGTCAACATCATCACATTATTCAATTAATTGTCTTCACAAAGGTGAAGACTTCCATTTTCACGCCAAGTTTGATTCAGAGAAGTTAGTTAAAGATGGGCCAGTCTTGAGGGATCCATTGGCAAGGGAATCATATAAAGATAAGCCCTTGACCTATTCAAACATGGATACTGATTATATGGTGCCATCATCACGGTTGAAGGATTTTGATCCAGTGCATCTTGGGAGTTTCAAAGAGGATATCCCACCTGCATTGAGGGATGAACTTCGCATTCCTTCTGGTGGAATTAGAATCACCACTGGAGTTGAGACTAATTCTATTGGCTATGATGGGCGTCGACAGAAGTCACGAACCAGGTCTCCTGTGGATCATGAAGGGAGATTAAGAGAGTTTAAGAGTTATTCAAGGTCATATCTTGGTGCTGCTGAAGAGAGCCGCATGGACAATGCATACCCTCTAGTTGGCAGCAGCAATGGAGGTGGTACACTTCCCAGGTCAATTGACTCTTATGGAAAGAGTCTTGGCATTGGAGAAGACTACAGGTCACAAGATTCATCAAGGTTGGGCATTTTGGAAGGTGATGAATCCTCTCATCAAGGATATTCTAGAGGGAGCAGGATGTTGGACCACCATCCTGCTTCACTTGGACACCCCATTTCTGACCATTATGATGCACAGCAATCCTTCCATGCAAGAAAGAAGGATGTGGATGATCAAGGTTATGGAAGTGCTCAACCTAAGTATGAAAGGGAAATTTATCATGGCCTCGAAAGTTCCAGAGTAGGAGAGCATAATCATGATCTTGAGATAGCTCATGGTCCTCGGTCTCATCACAGGCGATCAGATGTATTACCATCTAGAGAATATGATCCACTCTTAGATGATACTGATGGTGGATCTCACGAGAAATTGGTCTTGGGGAATATGAATTTGTCTAAACCGTCCAAGAACAGGCTCAAGCGGAAACATGCAGAAAAGCAATTCATTCAGCATGGAAGTACGAGTTATGATCTAGGGGATGCCCGTGAACCTTGGGATGATAATGTGGATTCAAACATACCTTCAAGGAGTTTGAAAGTGGGTAACTCCGGATATGGGAAGTCTAGAAGGACATTAAATATGGCAGCCCACCATCAATCACCCTCTGGCACAAATACATTCTCTTCATCCGTTCATACAAGAAAAACCCAGATTTCTGGCCCTAGAGATATAAAGAAACGGCTTGGGCCAGTTGCTGAGAAAGTTCATGTTTCCCAACGTCTAGCAAAGAAGTACAAGCCTTCACTAAGAAAACGGTTAGGACCTGGTCCTCAAAAGAATCGTGTTACTCTCCCATGGCTGAAGAATCTGAATGCTGCCAATCTGCCAAGAATTCAAGATGGTTCAGGTGGAAGCGATCATGATCAAGGGGAAGATCCCCAGGCAGAAAATGTTACTCTTGCAAAGCCCGAACCTCCTGAAAAGTCCGAGGATTTTAAACAGCTGGTGAATATTGCATTCTTCAAGTTTGTCAAACAATTGAATGATACTCCGgctaaaagaagaaaatacaaGGAGCGGGCAATTTCTGGTAGTTTGAAGTGCATCGTGTGCCGCAG CCAGGAAGAGTTTGTTGGCACAGAGGGTTTGGCAACACATGCATTCACATCTCAAGAAATTGGCTTAAGATCGCGTCACTTGGGTTTTCATAAAGCACTTTGTGCACTTATGGGATGGAAGAGTGCAGAGAAGCCAAATGTTACATGGTCACCTGAAATGTTGTCTGATGCGGAAAATTTAACACTAAAGGAAGACCTCATTTTGTGGCCTCCAGTGGTGATTATCCACAACGGTACCATTGGAAATAAGAGCCCTGATCAGCAGGTTATTGTATCTATTGAAGAACTTGAAACTAAACTAAGAG AAATGGGCTTTGGAGACAAGACTAAGGTGTACCGTGGAAAACCTGCAAATCAAAGTGTTTTGGTGGTCGAGTTTACTGGTCGGCTGTCGGGGTTGCAAGAGGCTGAGAGGCTTCACAAGGTTTATGCTGGAAACGATCATGGGAGGGCCGAGTTCTTACGGATCAACCAGATTGGGGAAACAATATCTGCTCCAGTGAACAATATGGAAAATATTCTGTATGGTTACCTGGGGATTGCAGAAGATCTGGATAAGCTGGATTTTGATGCCAAAAGACGTCGCGTTGTGAAGAGCAGGAAAGCAATTAAGGATATTGCAGAGGCTTCCATGAAGACACAATGA